Part of the Solwaraspora sp. WMMA2065 genome is shown below.
GCCGCCCGGCGCGGTCCGGTCTCTCCCGGTACGACGTACGTGTGGTCGTAGTGGGCCAGCAGCACGTCCCGCGCGGCGGTCAGGCTCGGCGCCCAGTACTGCGCCTGCCCGTTCGGACCCATCACCCGGTCGTAGCCGCCGATGCCGAAATTGTCCTCGGCGGACACCCCGCCGGAGAAGTCCAGCGACTGCTTGCCGGTGAGCACCATCGCCGAGTCCGGCGTCATCACCAGGATGCCCTTGGTGTGCATGAGCATCGTCGCCTCGGCGTTCCAGTACGGCTGCGCGCCGACGTTGATGCCCGCGACCACGATGTTGATCTCACCGCCGGCCTGGGTGAACTCGACGATCCGTTTGAGCGCGGCGGCCACCCAGTCCATGTTCTCGGTGCCCGACTCCATGGAGATCCGGGCTCCGGCGGACAACGCGTACCACTCCACCGGCACCCGCATCCGCTCGGCCAGGTCCAGGGCCGCGATGATCCGGCGGCACTCCGGCTCGGACAGTGCGCCGAGCGACTTCGTCGGATCGCCGAACAGCGCGACCCGGGTGACCCCCTCGGGGTGGCGGGGGGTGACCGTGCTGACCACACCGGCGACGATTGCCGCGCGGTTGCTCCCCTTCGGCCGGTCGACCGGCGCCAACGCGTTGTGTTCGTCGAGGTCGTGCTCGACGAAGTCGCCGAGCCGGCCGGTGAGTTCGTACGGGTACACCGTGTTGCGGCTGCTCGCCCGCAGCACCTTCAGTCGGTAGTCGTCCAACGGCTCGACCGGCTCGGCCGGCGGCTCGCCGACGACCAGTTCGGCCCCGCCGGTGGCGTCGAAGGCGATCCGTACGGCCATCTTCGTCAGCTCGCCGGTCACCCGGTCGCGTCGGCGCCCGATGAACAGGATCTCCTCCAACCCGGCACCCGCAGTCGTCGGGCGCATCCGCCCGGCGATCATCTCCATCTCCTGGCGGGTGAGGTCGTTCGGCGGCCAGACGTAGATCACGATCCGGTTGGTGGTGAAGCGGGTCTTCGACGGTCTGCGCGACTGTGCCCGGCGGATCGAGTCGAGGCAGGCCGCGACGGTGTCCTCGGTGGTCGGCAGCGACACCAGGCGTCCATCATGGTCACGCAGCCGGGTCAGGTCACGTACCTGCGCGAACGCGACGAGACGCTGGTCGGACGGGTTCTCCCGGGCGACGCACTGGAACAGGTAGACCTCCTCGTCCAGCGAGGGCAGCCGGGTCAGGTCGAACTTGCGCAGCCGCTCCAGCTGCATGCGCTGCGCGATGTACGGGTGCAGGCCGCGGATCAGCCGCTCCTCGACCATTCCCCCGCTCGACGGGCGGAACGTGAAATGGTGGTGCATCACCGCGCCAGCGCGGCCCGCGATGGTGGTGGTCACCCGGCGGACCTGGGGCGGCAGCGGATGCGCGGCGACGACGTCGAGCAGCGCCGCCGCCATGGCGTCGAAGTCCTCCGGCTGGTTCTCCCAGGCGAGATAGACGTCGGCGTCGATGGACTCCCGGCCACCGGCCAGCTCTGCGAGCCCGCCGAGGGCGGACCCCAGGGCGTCGATGGCCACGGCGGTGGTGACCACGCTCGAGTCCGCCCGCTCGGCGACCACGAAGGTGCAGCCGGCGACCTGGTGGGCGTGGACCGCGGTGAGTCCCTTGTTGCCGTAGTACCGGCGGGTCAGCACCTCCAGCATGACCGCGTTGTCGAGGTGGTCACGGACGATCCGCTGGCCTAGCAGCCGGACCAGCGGTTCGGTGCTGCGGACCATGTCGGCGATCCGCTCGGCGCGCTCCGGCGTCTCCGGATGGGCGTCCAGGTGACGCAGGTGCGCGCGGACCCGGGCGTAGACGGTGGCCCGGTTGCGGCGCAGCAACGGCTGCGCGAACCAGGCGAACACCACACCTCGGGCGAGGTCGGCGATCACCGGGAAGCGGACCTGGGTGGCGGCGACCAGTCGCTCCAGGGCGAGACCGGCGGGCTCGTGCAACGACTGGCCGGGTGGCGGCTCCCGCAGCCACGCGCGAAGCAGTGTCGCGACGACGGTGGCGTCGGCGGCGGCACGCTGCAGAGCGAGGAAGATCCGGAAGACGGCGGCTTCGAGATCGGCGGAGCGCTCCAGATCGGTGACGCCGTAGTGACTGAGCGCCTTGGCGAGCTTGGTCTGGAAGGCGTCCGGCAGGCCGGCCCGTTCGACATCGAGGCTCTGCAGGTAGGTGTGGAAGTACTCGCGGTCGCTGTGCACGTGCCCGTCGCCGTCGGCGTCGGTCGGTCGGTTGCGGCTCAGCTCGGCGAGGTCGGCGAAGACCTCGATGAGATCGATCTCAGCGGCCAACGGCCGGTCGCCGTCCTCGGCAGCGGCCCGGCGCGCGACGAGATAGTCGTCGAGGACGCGGCGGTCGTCGTGCGGGTCGACGTCGAAGCCGAGGAGCAGTCCGCGCAGGCCTTCCTGACCCTGTCGGCACCGTTCGGCCGGCGGGAGCGCCCCGGACGCGGCGGGCATCTCCAGCTCGACGGGCGCGACCGGGCCGGACGCCGGGCCGGCGGCGGCGTCGTCCGCGACCGGTTCCAGCCTCAGCAGCGGTGCGCCCGCCTCGACCTGGTTCCCGACCGACACGCCGGATTCCTTCAGCCGGGCCTTGAACGGTGCCCGCAGCACCGTTTCCATCTTCATGGCCTCGAGCACCAGCACCGGTGCTCCCGCCTCCACCTCGGCACCGACCGGCACCGGGGTAGCGACGATCAGGGCGGGCATCGGCGCGCGGAGCACGCCGCCCTCGTCGCGGCTGACCCGGTGGGTCACCCCGTCGACCTCGACCAGGTGGACCGGCCCGTGCGTTGCGGTGACCAGACGATGGCGGCTGCCGTTGACGACGATCTGCCCGGTGTGCCGGTCGAAGCGGTCCAACTCGACGTCGGCGCTGTGCACGACGTCTGCCACCTCAATGCCGACGCGGAACCGGTACGCCCCGGTCCGCGCCACCCGTACCCGGTAGCCGACGCCCCGCAGCTTGAGGTCCACCGGGCGGCCGCTGGCGTGCTGCACCTGCGGGCGGCCGCCGGACGCGGTGGACAGCAGTCGCTGCCGTTCGACGCGCTCGTCGGCCTCGTAGCCCTCGATCGCGGCCGCGGCGAGGGCGACGGCGACGTGCCGGTGGGCGACGAGCCGGCCCGCACCGCGGACCCGGTCGATCCACCCGGTGTCCGCGCTGGCGTCGATCACCTCGGGTTGATCGAGCAGGTCGATCACGAAACTCTTGTTCGTCGCGCCACCCTCGATGATCACGGTGGTGTTCGCCATCGCCCGGCGCAGCCGGCCGAGCGCCTCCTGACGGTCCCGTCCGTACGCGATGATCTTGGCGATCATGGAGTCGAAGGCGGCGGGGATGGTGTCGCCCTCGCTGACCCCGGTGTCCACCCGGATCCCGGGCCCGGAGGGCAGGTCCAGCCGGGCGATCCAACCGGGCGACGGCGCGAAGTCGCGGTCCGGATCCTCGGCGTTGAGCCGGGCCTCGACGGCGTGCCCGCGCTCGGACGGCGGCGCGCCCTCCAGCCGCCCGCCCGACGCCACGTGCAGCTGCGCCTTGACTAGATCGAACCCGGTGGTGGACTCGGTGATCGGGTGCTCCACCTGCAGCCGGGTGTTGACCTCGAGGAACGCGAACATGCGGTCACCCGGGTGATAGAGAAACTCGACGGTCGCCGCGCCCCGGTAGCCGACCGCGACGGCGAGCCGTTCGGCCGCGGCCTTGAGGTCGGCGGCCTGCGCCGGGCTGAGCACCGGCGACGCCGACTCCTCGATCACCTTTTGGTTACGCCGCTGCACTGAGCAGTCACGCACGCCGAGTGCCCAGGCGGTGCCCTGGCCGTCGGCGATCACCTGGACCTCGACGTGCCGGGCACCGGTGACCAGCCGTTCCAGGAACACGACGCCGCTACCGAACGCGCGGGCGGCTTCCTGACTGGTGCGTTCGTACGCGTCGACGAGCTCGGCCTCGTTGGTGATCACCCGGATGCCGCGCCCGCCGCCACCGGCGGTCGCCTTCAACATCAGCGGGTAGCCGATGCCGCTCGCCGCCGCCACGGCGGCCTCCAGGGTCTCGACCGCGCCCCGGCTCCACGGGGCGACCGGTACGCCGACCTCCTCGGCAATCAGCTTTGCGCCGATCTTGTCGCCGAGCTGACGCATCGCGTGCGCGCTCGGTCCGACGAAGGTGACGCCGGTCTTCTCGCACAGCTCCGCGAACGCCGGGGACTCGGCGACGAAGCCCCAGCCGACCCACGCCGCGTCGGCGCCGGTGGCCACCAGGGCGCGTTCCAGGACCGTCAGATCGAGGTACGGCCGGGCGGACGCCGGCCCGAGGTCGTAGGCGATGTCCGCCTCACGGACGAACGTCGCGGTACGGTCGACGTCGGTGTACAGGGCGACGGTCTCGATCCGCGCCCCGGTCTCGGCGGCCAGCTCCCGGGCGGCGTGGATGAGCCGCATCGCGGCCTCACCACGGTTGACGATGGCAATGCGGCTGAACACCCGATCGGCCCTCCGGTACGCCTACGATCCACGCGTCGCTGATGCGACTCCGACAGGATCACCCTTACGCCTGCCGGCTGGAAACACCATAGGGCGTCCGACTAAGTAACGACCATGTCACTCGATGCGGTTGCCGCCACCGGTGCCGGTCGGCTCTCGCCGGATTCCTCAGGCCAGCGTGCTCGGCGCGCCGGTAGGTGCCGGCGCGATAGGTCCGACCTGGGCGGATGCCGGTACCATGACCGCCTGGTAGGGCTCGACGACGACGGCGTCGCCGCAGTCGCGCAGCTGGGTGACGAACGGCTCCGGCACCCACGCCGCCTCGATGTTGCCGGCTTCGAGCTGGGCCGGGACGTCGGGGAAGGCGACCTCGCCGAACGGCTGACCGATGGCGAAGTCGATGTCTCCGTTGATCAGGGCGGGGATGGCCTGGGCGCCACCCTGTGCGGGCAGCACCTCCACCTCGATCCCCCGCTCGGCGAAGATGCCGGCTCCGATGCCGCCCCACAGGGCGGCGGTTTCCGTACTCGGCAGCGCCGCGACCCTGACCTGACGCAGCTCGCCGTCCGTCCGGTCGTCGGTCGGGGTCGCGTCCGAGTCGGTGCAGGCGGTAAGGGCGAACGCCATGGTGGCAATCAGCCCGAAGGTAAGTGTCTTCTTCGCTGACGAGGCCTTCCGGAGCGGAGGTCGTGGGGTGCGTCGATCCCGGCAGTAGGCCCACCCCGCGAAAATGCGAACTGATGTGAGCGGAGTCACCCTGCCGTGGTGGCCATGCTCGACTACGAGGTCGCCAGATATCAACAAAGGTCTGACGAACGTCACGGAAAAGCTGAGTATCGCTGCCTGACCGGTGGCACCACGAAGGCCGCGCCGGACCGGGATTCCCGGTCCGGCGCGGCCTTCGTACCTGGCTCAGCTCAGCGGCTCGACCCAGATGTTGCGGTACTGCACGGTGTTCTGGTGGTCCTGCAGCCGGATCGATCCGGTCGCCGGCCCCTCGGGGATGTTCCCGCCGGTCGGGCCGGTGATGGCGACGTCGTCGTGCACCGTCACGCCGTTCCAGACCAGGGTGACCCTGGCGTCGGAGGTCTTCTCACCGGCGCTGTCGTAGCGGGCCGCAAGGTAGGTGATGTCGTAGGTCTGCCAGGTCTCCGGCGGCCTCGCGACGTTGACATCCGGTGCCTTCTGCAGATAGATCGCACCCGCCTCGTTGTTGTCGAGGGTCGGGTCCCCGTACGAGTCGAGGATCTGGATCTCGTACCGCTCCTGCAGGTAGACGCCGCTGTTGCCGCGGTTCTGCCCGGTGACCTCCGGCGGCAGCTGCGGCACTTTGAACTCGACGTGCAGCCGGAAGTCGCCGAACGCCTGCCGGGTGCGCAGATCGCCGCAGCAGGCCTCCATCGCCCCGTCACCGACCACCGGCCAGCTCGCCGAGCGCCCGTCGGTGTGCTGCCACTCCGACAGGTTGCCGCCGTCGAACAGCACGATCCGTTCACCCGGCTTACGGACGGTGACCAGGTCCAGGTTGACGTGACCGGTGTCGGTGGCATCCACCCGGTACTGGATCGCGTTGGTGCCCCGACGCAGGGTGAGCAGTTCGGTCTTGGTGGCCCATTCCTGCCAGGTGACGGTGCTGGGCAGGACGGTCTGCCGGACCTTCTCGCCGTTGACATAGATGCTGACCGTCTTGTCCCCTTGGAACGGGTTCGGACCGTTGCTGTAGCGCAGCCCCACCTCGTACTCGCCGTTGCGCTTCACCTCGACGTGCACGGTGTTGGCGGCGTTCAACTCGCCGAACCCGGCCACAAAGCCGACGCCCGAGTGGCCGGCGTGCTCGGTGTCGTACCGGGCACTGCCCTGCTGGTAGCCCTCCTCGGCCTCATAGAAGATCCGGTCCGGCTGGGCACCGGGAATGGCGTTGAGGGTGTACCAGGCCTCGGTGCTCCACAGCTCCTCGCCGTTGGAGGCGGTGAACGAGCGCGGCGAGCGCAGGTGCACCACCCGGCCCTGCTGCAGGCCGTCGACCATCAACCGGACGGTACGCCGGTCGTTGGAGACGATGACCTCGCGGACGGTCAGCGTCTCCTCGTCGACCTTCGGTCCGCCGTACGTGGGGGTCGGCGCGTAGCGCCACTGCTTGATCTGGAAGCGCTCGGCGATGTCCTGGATGGTGTCAGTTGACAGCGGCCGGGTGTATTCGATCTTGAAGCCGTTCGGGGTGGCGCTCATCGACTTCATGTCGAACGTCCGGTTGCCGTTCGGCGTCAGCTTCTGCAGTCCGTACCGCAGCTTGCCGGCCTGACCCCAGTTGCCGTCGGCACCGAGCCCACCCACGTAGATCGACCCGTCCGGGCCGATCGAGACCTCGTTGACGCCGGCCTCCAGCCCCTGGGTGTGCCGGAACACCGCGCCCTGGTACTCGCCGTGCACCTCCTCCAGGTACGCGCGCTGCAGGCCACCGTAGGTGACGTCACCGATCAGGAACTGGTCCCGGTACGGGCCCTTCTTGATCCGCACCGGGGTGCTCGGCGAGTTGGCGATCTCGTTCTGCGGCAGCCAGAGCGCCGGTTGGCTGACCGGGTTGGCGTCGAACGGACCGTCCGGGTTGGTGTAGTGGTTGAAGAACCGGTCCTGCTCGATGTGCACCAGCTTGGAGGCGGGCAGCCAGCCACCCTGGTTGTCGGTGACGAAGAGCTCCTGGTCCCGGCCCCAACCGATGCCGTTCGGGGTCCGCAGACCACCGGCGATGTAGCTGACCTCGCCGGTGCGCCGGTTCACCTTGATGCTGGTGCCCCGGTTGCCGATCGGCTGCGGGTCGGTGGTGGCGCCGCCGTAGTCGATCGCCACCGAGAGGTTGAGGTAGAAGTGGCCGCCCCGGTAGAGCAGGCCAAAGGCGAACTCGTGGAAGTTGCCCCCGTACGGCCAGCTGGCCACCGTCCGGTACTCGTCGGCGACCTCGTCGCCGTCGATGTCGTGCAGCTCGGTCAGCTCGTGCTTCTGTGCGACGTAGATGGTGCCGTCGACCACCGCCAGGCCCATCGGCTCCCGCAGGCCGCTGGCGACCTTCTTGTACGTGACCTGTTCGGCACTGGTCGGCCCGGTGACGTTCTCGACGATGTAGACCTCGCCGAGAACTTCCTCACTGCCGCCCCAGGTGGCGATGACCAGTCGACCGTCCTCGGTCCAGTCCATACCCGAGACCTGCGGCTCGAACCCGTCCGGCCGTAGGTCGGTCAGGGTGTAGTCGGGGTGCACCGCGTCCAGCGGAAGCCCGTCGCCGGGGGTGTCGGTGACCCCCTGGCATGCCTTGCGGCCGGGCGCGGTCACCCGGACCACGCCGGCGGCGGTACTCAGTACGGAGTTGGGCACGACGGCGAACTCCTCGGCGCCCGGCGGTTGCCAGGACAGGGTGAGCTCCTGCCCACCGCCGGCCTCGAAGTACTCGACCCGCAACGCGTGGTAACCCTCGGTCAGGGTCACCGCGCCGTCCATCAAGGTCGCCCCGTGCAGCCCGTCGTGGTCGATGACCACCGCGTCGTCGATGTAGAGACGGGAGCCGTCGTCGCTGACCAGCCGGAACGTGTACGTGCCTGCGGCGGCGACGTGCAGGTTCGCGAGGGCGTGCGTGACGAAGTTGTCCTCCTGCCCGAAGTCGTCCGCCGTGGACCAGTCGACGATCGGCATCAACTTGTCGACGTTCGGGGTCTGCCCGGGTTTGAGGGTGCAGATCTCGGTCAGCGGTACGCCGATGTCATACGTACGCAGGGTGACACCCGGCTCCTGCGGCGGCAGGTCAGCGACCTGGGCAGCGGCCGGTGACGAACTGACGGCGGTCAGTGAGACGAGCAGGGCGGTGACAACGAATATTGCCGGGCCACGTGTTCTTGGCGGGCGTGGAGACATTCCTCCCCCTTCGAGGGTGCTGATGAATGCCGCGATCGCAACCATCGCCGAGGGGTTGCCTGCCCGGTGGACGAGATCATCTCGAAGCACGGCTGCGGCACATCATGGGTTACATTCGCTGAAGTGGCAAGATCTTCTGAGGAATCGGATCAAACTTTTGCTCTTGACAGACAAAAGATCCTGCAGTGGCCGCGACGTCCGTCGAAGGACCGGCCGTCAGGGCGGTCGGCGGAATGTGTGTCCACCCGGCACACCGGCACGAGACGGTAGAGTCGGCGGGCCGACCTGCGCCCATCAGAAGGAGTGCCGATGGCCGCGCGTTTCGAGGAACTTGACTGGCGGCAGACCCCGATGGGTGAGATCAGCCTGCGGCGGCGGCGGGACCCCGTCGTGGACCGCGACGTGTACGAGGTCAAACTGGGCGACGAGTACCTGATGTCGAGCCTGTTCACCGTCGCCGAGGTCGAGCTTGCCCGGCTCGCCCTGGCGGACCTGGTCGGCGAAGAACTCGACGTCGTCGTCGGTGGGCTCGGCCTTGGCTACACCGCCCACGCCGTGCTGCGGGACCCACGGGTCCGGTCGTTGATCGTCGTCGAGGCGCTGGCCGACGTCATCGGGTGGCACCAGCGGGGTCTGGTGCCGGGCGGAGAAGCGCTCGTCGGGGATCCCCGGTGCCGGCTGGTGTCCGGCGACTTCTTCGCCCTGACCGCGGCGCAGGGCCCCGACCCGGCTGCACCTGGGCGACGGTTCGACGCCGTCCTCGTCGACATCGACCACTCCCCCGGGCATCTCCTGCACCCGTCGCACGCCGCCTTCTACCGGCCGGAGGGTCTACGGCACCTGGCCGGCCATCTGCGGCCCGGCAGCGTGTTCGCGCTGTGGTCCGACGACCCACCGGAAGCCGGGTTCACCGCAGCGCTCGGACGGGTGTTCCCACAGGTCCGCACTGAAGTGGTGACGTTTCGCAACCCGCTGCTCGGCACCGACTCGGCCAACACCGTGTACCTGGCGCAGACCCAGGCAGGGCAGCCGGGGGACCCGGGTCAGCCTCCGTCCGGCTGAGCGGCGACCGGCGGAGC
Proteins encoded:
- a CDS encoding biotin carboxylase N-terminal domain-containing protein; this encodes MFSRIAIVNRGEAAMRLIHAARELAAETGARIETVALYTDVDRTATFVREADIAYDLGPASARPYLDLTVLERALVATGADAAWVGWGFVAESPAFAELCEKTGVTFVGPSAHAMRQLGDKIGAKLIAEEVGVPVAPWSRGAVETLEAAVAAASGIGYPLMLKATAGGGGRGIRVITNEAELVDAYERTSQEAARAFGSGVVFLERLVTGARHVEVQVIADGQGTAWALGVRDCSVQRRNQKVIEESASPVLSPAQAADLKAAAERLAVAVGYRGAATVEFLYHPGDRMFAFLEVNTRLQVEHPITESTTGFDLVKAQLHVASGGRLEGAPPSERGHAVEARLNAEDPDRDFAPSPGWIARLDLPSGPGIRVDTGVSEGDTIPAAFDSMIAKIIAYGRDRQEALGRLRRAMANTTVIIEGGATNKSFVIDLLDQPEVIDASADTGWIDRVRGAGRLVAHRHVAVALAAAAIEGYEADERVERQRLLSTASGGRPQVQHASGRPVDLKLRGVGYRVRVARTGAYRFRVGIEVADVVHSADVELDRFDRHTGQIVVNGSRHRLVTATHGPVHLVEVDGVTHRVSRDEGGVLRAPMPALIVATPVPVGAEVEAGAPVLVLEAMKMETVLRAPFKARLKESGVSVGNQVEAGAPLLRLEPVADDAAAGPASGPVAPVELEMPAASGALPPAERCRQGQEGLRGLLLGFDVDPHDDRRVLDDYLVARRAAAEDGDRPLAAEIDLIEVFADLAELSRNRPTDADGDGHVHSDREYFHTYLQSLDVERAGLPDAFQTKLAKALSHYGVTDLERSADLEAAVFRIFLALQRAAADATVVATLLRAWLREPPPGQSLHEPAGLALERLVAATQVRFPVIADLARGVVFAWFAQPLLRRNRATVYARVRAHLRHLDAHPETPERAERIADMVRSTEPLVRLLGQRIVRDHLDNAVMLEVLTRRYYGNKGLTAVHAHQVAGCTFVVAERADSSVVTTAVAIDALGSALGGLAELAGGRESIDADVYLAWENQPEDFDAMAAALLDVVAAHPLPPQVRRVTTTIAGRAGAVMHHHFTFRPSSGGMVEERLIRGLHPYIAQRMQLERLRKFDLTRLPSLDEEVYLFQCVARENPSDQRLVAFAQVRDLTRLRDHDGRLVSLPTTEDTVAACLDSIRRAQSRRPSKTRFTTNRIVIYVWPPNDLTRQEMEMIAGRMRPTTAGAGLEEILFIGRRRDRVTGELTKMAVRIAFDATGGAELVVGEPPAEPVEPLDDYRLKVLRASSRNTVYPYELTGRLGDFVEHDLDEHNALAPVDRPKGSNRAAIVAGVVSTVTPRHPEGVTRVALFGDPTKSLGALSEPECRRIIAALDLAERMRVPVEWYALSAGARISMESGTENMDWVAAALKRIVEFTQAGGEINIVVAGINVGAQPYWNAEATMLMHTKGILVMTPDSAMVLTGKQSLDFSGGVSAEDNFGIGGYDRVMGPNGQAQYWAPSLTAARDVLLAHYDHTYVVPGETGPRRAATTDPTDRDVSTFPHTLAGSDFTTVGEIFSAEANPDRKKPFDIRTVMQALADQDHPMLERWAGMADADTAVVQDVHLGGIPACLLGIESRTVPRRGFPPTDGPDTYTAGTLFPQSSKKAARAINAASGNRPLVVLANLSGFDGSPESMRKLQLEYGAEIGRAIVNFRGPIVFCVISRYHGGAFVVFSKALNPAMTVLALEGSFASVLGGAPAAAVVFSGEVDARTARDSRIRELEGRVAASSGTDRAALAAELDELRSSVRAEKLGEVATEFDRIHDIRRAVEVGSVDAVISAAELRPRIIATIESRLREGR
- a CDS encoding ABC transporter substrate-binding protein, encoding MAFALTACTDSDATPTDDRTDGELRQVRVAALPSTETAALWGGIGAGIFAERGIEVEVLPAQGGAQAIPALINGDIDFAIGQPFGEVAFPDVPAQLEAGNIEAAWVPEPFVTQLRDCGDAVVVEPYQAVMVPASAQVGPIAPAPTGAPSTLA
- a CDS encoding family 16 glycoside hydrolase, translated to MSPRPPRTRGPAIFVVTALLVSLTAVSSSPAAAQVADLPPQEPGVTLRTYDIGVPLTEICTLKPGQTPNVDKLMPIVDWSTADDFGQEDNFVTHALANLHVAAAGTYTFRLVSDDGSRLYIDDAVVIDHDGLHGATLMDGAVTLTEGYHALRVEYFEAGGGQELTLSWQPPGAEEFAVVPNSVLSTAAGVVRVTAPGRKACQGVTDTPGDGLPLDAVHPDYTLTDLRPDGFEPQVSGMDWTEDGRLVIATWGGSEEVLGEVYIVENVTGPTSAEQVTYKKVASGLREPMGLAVVDGTIYVAQKHELTELHDIDGDEVADEYRTVASWPYGGNFHEFAFGLLYRGGHFYLNLSVAIDYGGATTDPQPIGNRGTSIKVNRRTGEVSYIAGGLRTPNGIGWGRDQELFVTDNQGGWLPASKLVHIEQDRFFNHYTNPDGPFDANPVSQPALWLPQNEIANSPSTPVRIKKGPYRDQFLIGDVTYGGLQRAYLEEVHGEYQGAVFRHTQGLEAGVNEVSIGPDGSIYVGGLGADGNWGQAGKLRYGLQKLTPNGNRTFDMKSMSATPNGFKIEYTRPLSTDTIQDIAERFQIKQWRYAPTPTYGGPKVDEETLTVREVIVSNDRRTVRLMVDGLQQGRVVHLRSPRSFTASNGEELWSTEAWYTLNAIPGAQPDRIFYEAEEGYQQGSARYDTEHAGHSGVGFVAGFGELNAANTVHVEVKRNGEYEVGLRYSNGPNPFQGDKTVSIYVNGEKVRQTVLPSTVTWQEWATKTELLTLRRGTNAIQYRVDATDTGHVNLDLVTVRKPGERIVLFDGGNLSEWQHTDGRSASWPVVGDGAMEACCGDLRTRQAFGDFRLHVEFKVPQLPPEVTGQNRGNSGVYLQERYEIQILDSYGDPTLDNNEAGAIYLQKAPDVNVARPPETWQTYDITYLAARYDSAGEKTSDARVTLVWNGVTVHDDVAITGPTGGNIPEGPATGSIRLQDHQNTVQYRNIWVEPLS
- a CDS encoding spermidine synthase is translated as MAARFEELDWRQTPMGEISLRRRRDPVVDRDVYEVKLGDEYLMSSLFTVAEVELARLALADLVGEELDVVVGGLGLGYTAHAVLRDPRVRSLIVVEALADVIGWHQRGLVPGGEALVGDPRCRLVSGDFFALTAAQGPDPAAPGRRFDAVLVDIDHSPGHLLHPSHAAFYRPEGLRHLAGHLRPGSVFALWSDDPPEAGFTAALGRVFPQVRTEVVTFRNPLLGTDSANTVYLAQTQAGQPGDPGQPPSG